The nucleotide sequence atatacactcatatatgtatatacatatatgattaaacatatgcatgtatacgctaATGGATGTtctgtacgtacgtacgtatacacCCATGTATCTTTAGTATTTTTTCGTTTAGTCATAATTCTTATGGATAGTAATATAATGCGTGCATGTATCTGTGGAgtggtatgcatgtgtatatatcaatgttcCCACATGCATATTATTTGGTTTACGCTAACTCTATTCCCGACTCCACACATATATAAGGAAAAGTACAATCTGGTGTGTTACAAAATGCTTTACAGATGTCCATTGttactattcttttctctcttaagcAGTTTAATCATTGATATAAAGGAACATCAGAACGTTTACGTAACAGTGcaaatcataatataaaatacGTTCGGAAAATAATAGCTACCAAATATACTGACGAGAAAATTAAACGTAAAGTTTAACAGGTTATGCAAACACTATGGCACGGAAAGCAAGCTTTATTTATCAAAAGTAGTGAAAAAAGGTCAATCCAAAGTAAAATCTAAGTAAAATCAGGACGAAGTACGACAATATCAATAGCAGGAAAATATAAATCATGCCcaacaaaaatacgaaaaaagattgacataaagtgagagggaaaccTTTAAAGGGCAAATGGGCTTGTTTGTTAACTAGACTAATTATGTGGCTGTCGAGCTCTGGGTCCTCTGGCGGCCTGGTAGGATTTACAAATgcagtgatatgtatatgtatatatatatatatatatatatatgtgtatatgtatatatatgtgtatatatatgtatatatatgtgtatatatatgtatatatatgtatctgtatatatatatatatatctgtatgtatatgtatctgtatatatatgtatctgtatacatatgtatctgtatatatatgtctctgtatatatatgtatctgtatatatatgtatatatatgtatctgtatatatatgtatatatatgtatctgtatatatatgtatatatatgtatatatatgtatatatatgtatctgtatatatatgtatatatatgtatctgtatatatatgtataatatgtatctgtatatatatgtatatatatgtatctgtatatatatgtatatatatgtatctgtatatatatgtatatatatgtatctgtatatatatgtatatatatgtatctgtatatatataatatatatatgtgtgtatctgtgcatatatatgatatatatatgtatctttatatattatatatatgtatatgtatatatatgtatatgtatatatatatgtatatgtatatatgtatgtatatgtgtatatatatgtatatgtgtatatatatgtatatgtatatatatgtatatgtataaatatgtatatgtataaatatgtatatgtatttatatgtatatgtatgtatatgtaatgtatatatatgtattatgtatatgtatgtatatgtatgtatatgtatatatatgtatgtatatgtatgtatatgtatgtatatatatgtatatgtatgtatatgtatgtatatgtatgtatatgtatgtatatgtatatatatgtatatgtataaatatgtatatgtataaatatgtatatgtatatgtatgtatatgtatgtatatgtatgtatatgtatgtatatgtatgtatatgtatgtatatgtatgtatatgtatgtatatgtatgtgtatgtatgtgtatgtatgtatatgtatgtatatgtatgtatatgtatgtatatgtatgtatatgtatgtatatgtatgtatatgtatgtatatctacatatgcgtatatatatgtatatgtatgtatatgtatgtatatctacatatgagtatatatatgtatatctacatacgcgtatatatatgtatatttacatatgcgtatatatatctacatatgcgtatatatatgtatatctacatatgcgtatatatgtatatctacatatgcatatgtaatgtatatttaatacatatttattacatgtaatgtattaatttattaatattattaatagtatttgtatatattaatgtatatattaatttaaaaaaattttttttttataacatgatatgttataaatttttatattttttcatgtatagtatattaattatattaatgttacatgtatattatacatgtttatatttaatgtataatttatgtaaatatgtaatcattatatataatgataaaaaaaaaaaaaaaaaaaaaaaaaaaaaaaaaaaaaaaaaaaaaaaaaaaaaaaaaaaaaaaaaaaaaaaaaaaaaaaaaaaaaaaaaaaaaaaaaaaaaaaaaaaaaaaaaaaaaaaaaaaaaaaaaaaaaaaaaaaaaaaaaaaaaaaaaaaaaaaaaaaaaaaaaaaaaaaaaaaaaaaaaaaaaaaaaaaaaaaaaaaaaaaaaaaaaaaaaaaaaaaaaaaaaaaaaaaaaaaaaaaaaaaaaaaaaaaatgtataacatgtatatgtatttacatgtatatgtatatacatgtatatgtatatacatgtatatgtatatacatgtatatgtatatacatgtatatgtatatacatgtatatgtatatacatgtatatgtatatacatgtatatgtatatacatgtatatgtatatacatgtatatgtatatacatgtatatgtatatacatgtatatgtatatacatgtatatgtatatacatgtatatgtatatacatgtatatgtatatacatgtatatgtatatacatgtatatgtatatacatgtatatgtatatacatgtatatgtatatacatgtatatgtatatacatgtatatgtatatacatgtatatgtatatatatgtatatgtatatatatgtatatgtatatatatgtatatgtatatatatgtgtgtatatatatagtatatgtatatatatgtatatatatatatatgtatatgtatatatatatgtatatgtatatatatgtgtgtatatatatagtatatgtatatatatgtatatatatgtatatgtatatatatgtatatgtatatatatgtatatgtatatatatgtatatgtatatatatgtatatacatgtatatgtatatatatgtatatgtatatacatgtatatgtatatatatgtatatgtatatatatgtatatgtatatatatgtatatgtatatatatgtgtgtatatatatagtatatgtatatatatgtatatatatgtatatgtatatatatgtatatgtatatatatatgtatatgtatatatatgtgtgtatatatatagtatatgtatatatatgtatatatatgtatatgtatatatatgtatatgtatatatatgtatatgtatatatatgtatatgtatatatatgtatatgtatatatatgtatatgtatatatatatgtatatatatgtatatgtatatatatgtatatgtatatatatgtatatgtatatgtatatatatgtatatgtatatatatgtatatgtatatatatgtatatgtatagatatgtatatgtatatatatgtatatgtatatatatgtatatgtatatatatatgtatatgtatatatatgtatatgtatatatatatgtatatgtatatatatgtatatgtatatatatgtatatgtatatatatatgtatacgtatatatatatatatatatgtatatgtatatatatatgtatatgtatatatatgtttatgtatatatatgtatgtatatatatgtatatatatagtatatgtatatatgtatatgtatatgtatatatgtatatgtatatgtatatatgtatatgtatatatgtgtatatatgtgtatataagtgtgtatatatatgtatatatgtgtatatatatgtatatatatatatatatatatctatatctataaataaatatatagatatagatagatagatatgatttatttaatcatttaatcTGAAAACATTAAATGAAGTCTCTCCTACTCGCGTGGCGACGCGGGAAGCTTACCCGTGGAGCTGAAGTTCGAAACTATCAAAACAAGTTTTGTGTCCTCAAGGGTCATATATAACCAGAATTTAGTAAGTAATGAGTAGTAGTCTCTCCTCACTTTGCCAAACTCTTAGTCTGTTTCATGATGGAGATGTCGCCTTTGATGTTAGTGCTGGTGGTGGCCTTGTCCGTCGCTCTTCCTTTGGCCTTCGTGAGTTGCTGCATGCTCTACACATTCTTCAGGCAGCAATTTTATCATGTAAGTTGATTCTTACTTCCGACCTACTAGGATACAAACCTCAGTTATTTTGGATCCACTCACTTTACCTCGATGTTCCCTTCCTCCGAATGTCCACAGGGAATTGACAGTCTAGCGACGGgattattcatctttctatctttgctCTGTATTACAAagactagtaaaaaataatgacatcgCCCTGAGGTGATTGGACTTgtcctatgtacatatatatatatgatggtagcATCAATGGGATTAAAATGCTGATgacaatgccaataacaatatcatGAAAAATACTGTAtaaaaaacattttcttattcagattacagattttgtttttgtattcctTGTGGGGCACATTGTATGCATGATTCATGTAAGGCATGATTTATGCATACTTGATCGATATGATATTAGCATTTCGCGGTGGTGTGGTCAGTTAtactaatcatgatgatcatgtaATGTCATATTGATAAACTGGTAATATTGAGAAAATTCgcatgaaaataatagtattggtagtgATGGTCATGgtaagaatgaaagtgagaacCAATACAGTTATCTGACAGTAGAgatcgtcataatgataatgatcataacagcagTACAGGGAGTGATCATAATCACAAATGTGATGATATACACTTCGCACTATTACTATATCACTGAATGAAcgttacagaaatatatacaaatgtggatataaaatgaaaaaggcaTATTAACTCCTACAGGGTATGATCAAACAAACTCCTAGTCTGTTTGCCGGTTTGTCAAAATTGCAAGGGTTCCGAGCCATACTCATgggcatataatgtgtgtgtgtttatttatgttatatatacatataattatatacatacatatatatatgtatatgtaaacaaacacacacatatatacatatatatacatatcaatacatatatatgtgtatatatatacatgcatatatatatacatatctatacattatatatatatatatatatatatatatatatatatttatgtgtgtgtgtgtgtatgtctagcaattttaacaaaccggccacctgtctttgtctctcttttcgtctgtctgtttgtctgtgtctctctatttgcctgcccgtaatgcatacatacacaagcgtATAAATTGTACAGAAACAAATCCATCTTCGCCAGCAACAGAACTGACAACCTGCGCTGAGAATATAATCTGTCAGAAATTCGATCAAGCAAACTTCCGCCCTGTTACTTCCACCCGCATCGAGATTCATTAACAAACCAGCCCTGGAAATCGCTGATAACGTGGGTGCTGTAGAAGGCGGGGTCGTGCAGGCGGACGCACAGGTGGCACAGGGTTCTTTGTCCCCCCCACAGGGATACGTGGTAATGCTGGCGCCACTCGTGGTACTTCTGGTACTCCTGGACAAAATATGGTGAGGAGGTGGTAAGGCAGGAAATATCTTTAAGGTAAAGGACTTTCATATTCGCATGTTAATGAAGACTCAAAGGCGGCGAAACTTACCTTTGGTGACTGCGACAGACGTCGGAGCAAAGTCGCTAGCTGTATGGGCGAGAACCTCCGAGCATCAATGAATGAATTGGGTGGAAGCAAAGTGGAATAATTTGCTGCTCCGAGAACCACTGGCACTATGGGATAGTACAGTATGTTGTAGAGTTTTTCTGTGACGTACTCGTTACACAAAGAGTTTTCGAAGGCGAAGTAAAAGAGGTAGTTCATGCCAGCATTCATTAGGCACTTGTCTTTGACGGGGCTGTATCTGTGTTGGACGTACATTGAGTGGCCGCACTTGAGGGGGCCGCACTTTCCATAAATGTCAACAGAAATGTATTGTtgcactttatgtatatattccaaGCGGCCGCTTTCAGCTTCGCAGTTCGAAATAAAAGTGACCGCCATTTTGCGCTCACGGGAGGGGACCCTAGCGATAGGCGGGCCATGCCATATCTTTGGCAGAAGGTCCGCCTCCTCGCCGCGCCCGACCACGAAGCCGTGCGGCACGACCACATCAGCGTCGCGCCGGTAGAGCATGGTGCGGTTGAAGGCGCCGTTGAGGAGGTGGAAGTCGTCGTAGAAGTTCTTGTTGGCTCTCGGAGGCGCCTCGAAGCTGAGCGCGATCCATGGTTGCCGGGGGTCGCGGGGTTCGAGCTCCGGCAGCTGCAGGGGGCGCTTCGGCAGAGACCGGATGTAAATGAGCACGGCGTCCGCTCTCTTCACCTGGCGAAGGATGGTAATAATCAGAACAAcatcataacaaaataaaaacaataataataataataataataataataatgacaaaatcaacaatggtaagaataacaagagtgataacacaataatagcaataatatcaataacagtagtaataataatgataataataatagtaatgatgacaaaaat is from Penaeus chinensis breed Huanghai No. 1 chromosome 36, ASM1920278v2, whole genome shotgun sequence and encodes:
- the LOC125044784 gene encoding alpha-(1,3)-fucosyltransferase C-like isoform X2; translated protein: MRLCVGIAAALTIVIPLLYQAIPTEHKYKPVSLLHDDAFLRMKGWMNRTPAWTAFRDRTFEPLLEAFRKAAHNSKGPTPDFRNGAIPKFLLWSEPFDANFWTAQTDDVCKGRCPLPCDVTFDLKEVKRADAVLIYIRSLPKRPLQLPELEPRDPRQPWIALSFEAPPRANKNFYDDFHLLNGAFNRTMLYRRDADVVVPHGFVVGRGEEADLLPKIWHGPPIARVPSRERKMAVTFISNCEAESGRLEYIHKVQQYISVDIYGKCGPLKCGHSMYVQHRYSPVKDKCLMNAGMNYLFYFAFENSLCNEYVTEKLYNILYYPIVPVVLGAANYSTLLPPNSFIDARRFSPIQLATLLRRLSQSPKEYQKYHEWRQHYHVSLWGGQRTLCHLCVRLHDPAFYSTHVISDFQGWFVNESRCGWK
- the LOC125044784 gene encoding alpha-(1,3)-fucosyltransferase C-like isoform X1, translated to MQSAGVSCTRKMRLCVGIAAALTIVIPLLYQAIPTEHKYKPVSLLHDDAFLRMKGWMNRTPAWTAFRDRTFEPLLEAFRKAAHNSKGPTPDFRNGAIPKFLLWSEPFDANFWTAQTDDVCKGRCPLPCDVTFDLKEVKRADAVLIYIRSLPKRPLQLPELEPRDPRQPWIALSFEAPPRANKNFYDDFHLLNGAFNRTMLYRRDADVVVPHGFVVGRGEEADLLPKIWHGPPIARVPSRERKMAVTFISNCEAESGRLEYIHKVQQYISVDIYGKCGPLKCGHSMYVQHRYSPVKDKCLMNAGMNYLFYFAFENSLCNEYVTEKLYNILYYPIVPVVLGAANYSTLLPPNSFIDARRFSPIQLATLLRRLSQSPKEYQKYHEWRQHYHVSLWGGQRTLCHLCVRLHDPAFYSTHVISDFQGWFVNESRCGWK